The genomic stretch AGATCTTAAAAAATCATTATTAGCAGTTGGTGTTGTAACTTCACTTTTAGCAACTAATGCAGCTGCAGTTGAAAAAAATATTGATGGTGCAGTTATTTATCCTGTAAAAGATGGAAAATATACTGCTTATTCAGTAAATCAACAAAAGAAAGAAGGTTTTAGTTCATACGGTAGAACTCCTACTAAAAATGAAATTAAAGCATGGGATACAGATGTAATGCCAGATGGGCATGGTTTACCTGTTGGTTCTGGTTCTGTTGAAGATGGAGATGAATTATATGAAGCTCAATGTTCAATGTGTCATGGTGACTTTGGTGCTGGTGGAGTAGGTGGCTATCCTACATTATCAGGTGGACAAGGATCACTTAAAAATCAATTAGGATTAAATGGAACAGAAGCTCCAAGAAAAACTATTGGTTCTTATTGGCCTTATGCAAGTACACTTTTTTGGTACATTAAAACTGCAATGCCTTTCCCTCATCCAAAATCTTTAAGCGATGATGAAGTTTACGCAATTACAGCATACTTATTATCTGTAAATAGTATTAAAGTAGCAGGTGAAGAAATCGATGATGAATTTGTTTTAAGTAATGAAAACTTCAAAGATATTAAAATGAATAATACTGATGGTTTCTATCCTGTAGATCCAAGTAGACATGATTTAAAAGAACAAAGAGGTCCTTTAGCTCAAGGTACAAGATGTATGAAAGATTGTAATCAACCTAAACCTGTAAGTATCGCAGCTGAAATTGACGTTGGTTTTTATCCTGCAATTAGTACAAAAAAAGACTTGCCAAAAACCAAAGAAAATGCTACAGTATCAAAAGCTGCAAAAGTTTATGAAGCTAGTTGTAGTGCTTGTCATGCTAATGCTGCAATAGGGGCTCCTGTTC from Poseidonibacter antarcticus encodes the following:
- a CDS encoding c-type cytochrome, translated to MYMLDLKKSLLAVGVVTSLLATNAAAVEKNIDGAVIYPVKDGKYTAYSVNQQKKEGFSSYGRTPTKNEIKAWDTDVMPDGHGLPVGSGSVEDGDELYEAQCSMCHGDFGAGGVGGYPTLSGGQGSLKNQLGLNGTEAPRKTIGSYWPYASTLFWYIKTAMPFPHPKSLSDDEVYAITAYLLSVNSIKVAGEEIDDEFVLSNENFKDIKMNNTDGFYPVDPSRHDLKEQRGPLAQGTRCMKDCNQPKPVSIAAEIDVGFYPAISTKKDLPKTKENATVSKAAKVYEASCSACHANAAIGAPVLGDKDAWAAVVEKGIDKVYANGINGLNAMPAKGATDLSDEEFKEVVDYMINSSK